The Stigmatella ashevillena genomic sequence AGGCGTCCCGCTTGCCAACCTCTTGCATCCGTTCACTGCCCTGGCGCCAAGGGCCCGGAGGCCGGGACGGCCAGGGAGAGGAGCAGTTCCAGGATGCCCTGGGCGACCTCACGCTTGGTGCCCGCGAGGTCTTTCCGGGCGCCCGCCCGCGTCAGCACCGTCACCTGGTTGGTTTCCGTCCCAAAGCCCGCCCCCGCCACCGTCACATCGTTGGCGACGATGGCATCCAGCCCCTTCCGCTCCAACTTGTCCCGGGCGTGCTCGAGCACCCGCTCGGTCTCCGCCGCGAATCCCACCAGCACAGGCCGCCGAGAGCTGCCCGCCACCAGCCGCGAGGCCTCCGCGAGCACATCCGGCGTCCGCACCAGCTTCAGCACCTCGGGCGTCTCCCCCTTCTTCACTTTCTGGGAAGCGCGTGTCTCGGGCCGCCAGTCACTCACCGCGGCGGAGGCAATGAACCAGTCGGCCTCCCGCACCCGCGCGAGCACCTCGCGCGCCATCTCCTCGGCGCTCACCACGTCCACCACCTCCAGCCCGGTCCGGTCCACCGCCCCCACCGGGCCGAGCACCACCGTCACCTGAGCCCCCATCCGCCGAGCGGCCTCCGCGAGCGCCAGCCCCATCTTTCCCGTCGAGGGATTGGAGATGAAACGCACCGGATCCAAGAACTCGCGCGTAGGCCCCGCCGTCAACAGCACCCGCTTGCCCGCCAGCGGCCCCTGACCGAACCGGGCCGCCGCCGCCGCGACGATGTCCGGCACCGGCGCCAGCCGCCCCTCTCCCACGTCCCCGCAGGCCAGGAGCCCCGCGCCCGGCCCCACCATCGAGAAGCGCGGATCCGAGAGCAGGGCCTCCACGTTCTCCTGCGTCTTCCGGTTGTCCCACATCGCCACGTTCATCGCGGGGGCCAGCACCACGGGCCCACGGAACGCCAGCAGCGAAGTCGTCACCGCGTCCCCCGCCATGCCCACCCGCACCTTGGCCAGCAGATCCGCCGTCGCGGGCACCACCATGAACAGCTCCGCCCAGCGCGCCAGATCCAGGTGCCCGAAGTTTCCCTCCTGAGAGGGATCGAAATAATCGGTGAGAACCGCGTGCCCACTGAGCGCCTGGAAGGTCAGCGGCGTGACGAACTGCTGTGCCGCTGCCGTCATGGCCACTCGGACCTGAGCCCCCGCCCGCCCCAGCTCGCGCACCAGCTCGCACGCCTTGTAGGCCGCGATGCCACCGCCTACCCCCACGATCACCCGGCGGCCCTGCAATGACGAGACGTCCATGAGACTTCCTTACGCGCCGCGAGGCAGGCTCGCAACCGCGCTCCGCGTCTCAGCGGACCAGGGACACTTCCCCAGAGCTGGGAACCCGGATCGTGCGAATGATCGGTCCTTCGGGTGTCTCCGAGTGAAAATTCGCCCACACCAGCGTGTAGCTCCCAGGAGGCAGCCCGTACAGGGTGATCCGCTCGGTCCGCGGCTGGTAGATCATCTGCCCGTAGGCGGCCCTCAGCAGCTCGGTGGGCGGGGTGCCCACGGTGGACAACTCCCCGGCCACCACCCAGAGCGCTTTGCCCCGCTCGGGCTGAAGCAGAACTGTGAGGGGAGCCGTGCCGGGCGCGGGCCCGATGTCCAGCCGCTGCTCCCCGCCTCCGATGCGCACCAGCAGCGCGGGTTCTCCGGCGAACTCCCGCTGTGAGCCCAGCATGAACCGGTAGCTGCCTGGGGACAGCTCCACGCTGTAGCGCCCATCCGGTCCCGTCACGATGGTGACGGGCTCACCGCGATCCGCGTTGACCCCCTCGAGCTGGAAGCCGGCCGCGGCCTGTCCGTTCGGGAGGAAGACCGTGCCCGACACCCGCGTGGCGGGCCGCAACGTCAGCTCCACCTGCCCAGGGCTGTCCCGGGGCACGACGCGG encodes the following:
- the coaBC gene encoding bifunctional phosphopantothenoylcysteine decarboxylase/phosphopantothenate--cysteine ligase CoaBC, which codes for MDVSSLQGRRVIVGVGGGIAAYKACELVRELGRAGAQVRVAMTAAAQQFVTPLTFQALSGHAVLTDYFDPSQEGNFGHLDLARWAELFMVVPATADLLAKVRVGMAGDAVTTSLLAFRGPVVLAPAMNVAMWDNRKTQENVEALLSDPRFSMVGPGAGLLACGDVGEGRLAPVPDIVAAAAARFGQGPLAGKRVLLTAGPTREFLDPVRFISNPSTGKMGLALAEAARRMGAQVTVVLGPVGAVDRTGLEVVDVVSAEEMAREVLARVREADWFIASAAVSDWRPETRASQKVKKGETPEVLKLVRTPDVLAEASRLVAGSSRRPVLVGFAAETERVLEHARDKLERKGLDAIVANDVTVAGAGFGTETNQVTVLTRAGARKDLAGTKREVAQGILELLLSLAVPASGPLAPGQ